From Pseudomonas sp. LS1212, the proteins below share one genomic window:
- a CDS encoding pyridoxal phosphate-dependent aminotransferase, whose product MQFSKSNKLANVCYDIRGPVLKHAKRLEEEGHRILKLNIGNPAPFGFEAPDEILQDVIRNLPTAQGYSDSKGLFSARKAVMQYYQQKQVEGVGIEDIYLGNGVSELIVMSMQALLNNGDEVLIPAPDYPLWTAAVTLAGGNPVHYLCDEQANWWPDLNDIKSKITPNTKAMVIINPNNPTGAVYSREVLLGMLELARQHNLVVFSDEIYDKILYDDAVHVCTASLAPDLLCLTFNGLSKSYRVAGFRSGWVAISGPKHNAQSYIEGIDMLANMRLCANVPSQHAIQTALGGYQSINDLVLPAGRLLEQRNRTWELLNDIPGVSCVKPMGALYAFPRIDPKVCPIHNDEKFVLDLLLSEKLLVVQGTAFNWPWPDHFRVVTLPRVDDLDQAIGRIGNFLKSYRQ is encoded by the coding sequence ATGCAGTTCAGCAAATCGAACAAGCTCGCCAATGTCTGCTATGACATCCGCGGCCCGGTGCTCAAGCACGCCAAACGCCTGGAAGAGGAAGGCCATCGCATCCTCAAGCTGAACATCGGCAACCCTGCGCCATTTGGCTTCGAAGCGCCGGACGAAATCCTCCAGGACGTGATCCGCAACCTGCCGACGGCGCAGGGCTACAGTGACTCCAAGGGCCTGTTCAGCGCCCGCAAGGCGGTCATGCAGTACTACCAGCAGAAGCAGGTCGAAGGTGTCGGCATCGAAGACATCTACCTGGGCAACGGTGTATCCGAGCTGATCGTGATGTCGATGCAGGCCCTGCTCAACAACGGCGACGAAGTCCTGATCCCGGCGCCCGACTACCCCCTGTGGACCGCCGCGGTGACCCTGGCCGGCGGTAACCCGGTGCACTACCTGTGCGACGAGCAAGCCAACTGGTGGCCGGACCTGAACGATATCAAGTCCAAGATCACCCCGAACACCAAGGCCATGGTCATCATCAACCCGAACAACCCGACGGGCGCGGTGTATTCCAGGGAAGTGTTGCTGGGCATGCTTGAACTGGCCCGCCAGCACAACCTGGTGGTGTTCTCCGACGAGATCTACGACAAGATCCTCTACGACGACGCCGTCCACGTCTGCACCGCCTCGCTGGCGCCGGACCTGCTGTGCCTGACCTTCAACGGTTTGTCCAAATCCTACCGCGTGGCCGGTTTCCGTTCCGGCTGGGTGGCGATTTCCGGGCCCAAGCACAACGCCCAGAGCTACATCGAAGGCATCGATATGCTCGCCAACATGCGCCTGTGTGCCAACGTGCCCAGCCAGCACGCGATCCAGACCGCACTGGGCGGCTACCAGAGCATCAACGACCTGGTCCTGCCGGCAGGCCGCCTGCTGGAGCAGCGCAACCGGACCTGGGAACTGCTCAATGATATTCCAGGTGTCAGCTGCGTGAAACCCATGGGTGCACTCTATGCCTTCCCACGGATCGACCCGAAAGTCTGCCCGATCCACAATGACGAGAAATTCGTCCTGGACCTGCTGCTTTCGGAAAAACTGCTGGTCGTGCAAGGCACCGCCTTCAACTGGCCATGGCCGGATCACTTCCGCGTCGTCACCCTGCCACGGGTAGACGATCTGGACCAGGCTATCGGCCGGATCGGAAATTTCCTCAAGTCGTATCGCCAATAA